A stretch of the Rhizomicrobium sp. genome encodes the following:
- a CDS encoding TonB-dependent receptor: protein MDSRCVRLLTVLLMGGTALGTLAPAFAAEVETVVVTAEKRSQDIQSVPASISALSAEDIKNAGITRFQDFAATLPNVYIDERNLRTTAISIRGIVSETNNPGIDQAVGVFVDGVYMGRPTTINTSLADIDRVEVIRGPQGTLYGKNTIAGAINVITALPGDAFDARATVDGGDYGYFLGTVSAGGPISDTVGGRISGTYERRDGFVKNTVTGTSLDDVNSLSARAAFTYKPADDLEFILRGDIAKDRTNSGAYDVLNNGALAGSPLADSNPNDRKIAENLDTVQNRDVWGTSLEANWSPGFGTLTSITAYRGFEWRNFADNDYTVLDLESSGINERQTQFSEELRFASPTGEALEYIVGLYYFNQQLDTDALATAGPDLAALIPGYPYTNPEDITITGNVGTREFSVFGQLTYNVTDALSVTAGLRYADEHKTLIHSEIADPFQILAQTQAVRAIKMPESNLSPSANVAYKIDDDLRVYASYGRGFKSGGFNAFSVTPTDDARYKPEQVDSYEVGVKSEWFDRKLLFDVSAFHMDYRNLQVNQLLNVGGLPQFVTSNAAKAVSQGVETQVTAQPYDWLGLTLGYGYLDAHFSDYRHATPADDDYTDNRLVKAPGHTLSLASQIQAPITSGLDFTWHTELTYRSRYFFDTANQYDQGPLTLVNMRIGLADSDGQWEATLWARNLFDTEYAIDRTAGAIVPGQVIQALGAPRTVGIEIRTKFW, encoded by the coding sequence ATGGATTCGCGTTGCGTAAGGTTATTGACGGTGTTGCTGATGGGTGGAACCGCGCTGGGCACGCTGGCCCCCGCTTTCGCAGCGGAAGTGGAAACCGTCGTCGTCACCGCCGAGAAACGCTCGCAGGATATTCAATCCGTCCCGGCGTCGATTTCCGCGCTGTCCGCCGAAGACATCAAGAACGCCGGCATCACGCGCTTTCAAGACTTCGCGGCCACTCTGCCGAACGTCTACATCGACGAACGCAATCTGCGTACCACGGCCATCAGCATCCGCGGCATCGTCTCGGAGACCAACAACCCCGGCATCGATCAGGCGGTCGGCGTCTTCGTCGATGGCGTTTACATGGGGCGCCCGACGACGATCAATACCAGCCTGGCCGACATCGATCGCGTCGAAGTCATCCGCGGACCGCAAGGCACGCTGTACGGCAAGAATACCATTGCGGGCGCCATCAACGTGATCACCGCGCTTCCGGGTGATGCGTTCGACGCGCGCGCCACCGTCGACGGCGGCGACTACGGCTATTTTCTGGGAACGGTATCCGCGGGCGGGCCGATCAGCGACACGGTGGGCGGACGGATCAGCGGCACCTATGAGCGCCGTGACGGCTTTGTGAAGAATACGGTCACCGGCACCAGCCTGGACGACGTCAATTCGCTGAGCGCGCGTGCGGCCTTCACCTACAAGCCGGCCGACGATCTCGAATTCATCCTGCGCGGCGACATTGCAAAGGATCGCACCAATTCGGGCGCTTACGACGTGCTGAACAACGGCGCTCTCGCCGGCTCGCCGCTTGCCGACTCGAACCCCAACGACCGCAAGATTGCGGAGAATCTCGACACGGTGCAGAATCGAGACGTCTGGGGCACGTCGCTCGAGGCGAACTGGTCGCCCGGCTTCGGCACGTTGACGTCGATCACCGCCTATCGCGGTTTCGAGTGGCGCAACTTCGCCGACAACGATTATACGGTCCTCGATCTCGAAAGCTCCGGCATCAACGAACGCCAGACGCAATTCTCCGAAGAGCTGCGCTTCGCCTCGCCCACGGGAGAGGCGTTGGAATACATTGTCGGGTTATACTATTTCAATCAGCAGCTCGACACGGACGCACTCGCCACGGCAGGCCCCGATCTTGCGGCGCTCATACCGGGCTATCCCTACACCAACCCGGAAGACATCACGATCACCGGCAATGTCGGAACGCGCGAGTTCTCCGTCTTCGGACAGTTGACCTATAATGTGACGGATGCCCTTTCCGTCACTGCCGGACTGCGCTACGCGGATGAGCATAAGACGCTGATCCACAGCGAGATTGCCGACCCTTTCCAGATATTGGCACAAACCCAAGCGGTGCGGGCCATCAAGATGCCCGAAAGCAATCTCTCGCCATCCGCAAATGTCGCCTACAAGATCGACGACGATCTTCGGGTCTATGCATCCTACGGGCGCGGCTTCAAGTCCGGCGGGTTTAATGCGTTTTCGGTCACTCCCACCGACGATGCCCGCTACAAGCCGGAGCAGGTCGACAGCTACGAGGTCGGCGTGAAATCGGAATGGTTCGACCGCAAACTGCTGTTCGACGTGTCGGCGTTCCATATGGATTACCGCAATCTGCAGGTGAATCAGCTCCTAAACGTCGGCGGTCTGCCGCAATTTGTGACCTCGAACGCTGCCAAGGCGGTAAGCCAAGGCGTAGAAACGCAAGTCACGGCGCAACCCTATGATTGGCTTGGCCTTACGCTCGGCTATGGCTACCTCGATGCGCATTTCTCGGACTACCGCCATGCGACGCCGGCCGATGACGACTATACCGACAATCGACTCGTCAAGGCGCCTGGCCACACGTTGAGCCTGGCGAGTCAGATCCAGGCGCCGATCACCAGCGGCCTCGACTTCACCTGGCACACCGAGCTGACCTATCGCAGTCGGTATTTCTTCGACACCGCCAACCAGTACGACCAAGGCCCGTTGACGCTCGTGAACATGCGCATCGGCCTGGCGGATAGCGACGGCCAATGGGAAGCCACGTTATGGGCCCGCAATCTGTTTGACACGGAGTATGCGATAGATCGCACGGCCGGCGCGATCGTGCCGGGCCAGGTCATCCAGGCCTTGGGTGCGCCGCGCACGGTCGGCATCGAAATCCGCACGAAGTTCTGGTGA
- a CDS encoding M81 family metallopeptidase — translation MRIFTAAFGAETNTFSPIPTSLTSFAEQLLLRPGEHPDHAVSGLAPNWAVRQRGRAQGWDVIEGTCAWAGPAGPLVRTAFETIAGEILTQLAAALPVDAVVLSLHGAMVAQGIDDCEGELLRRIRACAGPHAVIGVHLDPHCVLSELMVDKADIIVCMKEYPHTDFVECSDRLVDLVASAHARKIRPVMTLRDCRMIGVYHTTRSPMMEIVARMHALEKQTGILSVSIAHGFPWCDVPESGTRVLVVTDGDAVLGEQVADIIEHMLRAVRGTTMNVPVSMKEAVRQAAARTSGTIVLADISDNPGGGAPGDSTFLLKALLECSARAVCLGPLWDPQAVKFCHAAGEGAELALRVGGKVGAMSGEPLDLSARVTALSNRLTQTFAGQATSLGPAAAVHVAGIDVVLVSERQQGLGPDLFSNIGIDPRARRVVVVKSSQHFHAGFAPLAEEILYVGTPGALQLDFRSLPYRRIARPIWPLDDVSWDI, via the coding sequence ATGCGCATTTTCACAGCGGCGTTCGGCGCGGAGACGAATACTTTCTCGCCGATTCCGACGTCGCTGACTTCTTTCGCTGAGCAACTCTTGCTGCGTCCCGGGGAGCACCCCGATCATGCCGTGTCGGGCTTGGCGCCGAATTGGGCAGTGCGCCAGCGTGGCCGTGCACAAGGATGGGACGTCATCGAAGGTACCTGTGCCTGGGCCGGACCTGCCGGCCCGTTGGTGCGTACGGCATTCGAGACCATCGCGGGAGAGATCCTGACGCAATTGGCCGCAGCATTGCCTGTCGATGCCGTGGTGCTGTCGCTGCACGGCGCGATGGTGGCGCAGGGAATCGACGATTGCGAGGGCGAGCTGCTGCGGCGCATCCGCGCCTGCGCAGGTCCGCACGCAGTCATCGGCGTCCACCTCGACCCGCATTGCGTTCTGAGCGAACTCATGGTGGACAAGGCGGACATCATCGTCTGCATGAAGGAATATCCGCACACCGATTTCGTCGAGTGCTCGGATCGACTGGTCGATCTCGTCGCTTCCGCACATGCGCGCAAAATCAGGCCCGTGATGACCTTGCGCGACTGCCGCATGATCGGCGTGTATCACACGACACGCTCGCCGATGATGGAGATCGTGGCGCGGATGCATGCCCTTGAAAAGCAGACAGGAATCCTATCGGTCTCCATCGCACATGGCTTTCCATGGTGCGATGTGCCCGAAAGCGGCACGCGCGTCCTCGTGGTGACCGACGGCGATGCGGTGTTGGGCGAACAGGTGGCCGACATAATAGAGCATATGCTGCGAGCCGTCCGCGGCACGACCATGAACGTCCCGGTTTCCATGAAGGAGGCGGTCCGTCAGGCTGCAGCGCGCACCAGCGGCACGATCGTGCTGGCCGACATTTCGGACAATCCCGGCGGCGGAGCCCCAGGGGATTCGACCTTTCTTCTGAAGGCCTTGTTGGAGTGTAGCGCGAGAGCGGTCTGCCTGGGGCCGCTCTGGGATCCGCAGGCGGTCAAATTCTGCCACGCTGCCGGAGAAGGCGCCGAGCTGGCGCTGCGCGTCGGCGGCAAAGTGGGCGCAATGTCCGGCGAACCGCTCGACCTGAGCGCGCGCGTGACAGCGTTGAGCAACAGGCTGACACAGACCTTTGCCGGCCAAGCGACGTCGCTCGGCCCAGCCGCGGCGGTCCACGTCGCCGGCATAGACGTCGTGTTGGTCAGCGAGCGGCAGCAAGGGCTCGGGCCGGATCTTTTCAGCAATATCGGCATCGATCCCCGCGCACGACGGGTGGTCGTCGTCAAATCCAGCCAGCATTTCCACGCCGGCTTTGCGCCGCTCGCGGAAGAGATCT